The following coding sequences lie in one Musa acuminata AAA Group cultivar baxijiao chromosome BXJ1-8, Cavendish_Baxijiao_AAA, whole genome shotgun sequence genomic window:
- the LOC135588614 gene encoding pentatricopeptide repeat-containing protein At4g01570-like translates to MRHGGGRRAFFSTQTPSPPASELGDLLLAAALSKSFSRSPPATPALDGPLHEAAALHVLRRPSLPAASKLSFFRWATSSGGYSPTPAAFSALFRSLTRSRPPLLDPLRPLLRQALSSSPAAVDPPTFRSVLDAFIRSGRFDSAIAALDDAEELAGSRAAAGLLTPRTYTSIVLALLQKSQLPLALVLLRKLLRASALPDTLACNQLLAALRKANRRDEFRSLFDELSQKGFLFDTWTYNICIHAFGSWGQLGVALSLFKEMKSKGPRVVPDLCTYNSVVGALCVAGKIADALIVYKEIKESGLEPDKFMYHTLIYGCCKAFRVDEAVRVFNEMEYNNVRADTVVYNTLLDGLMKVRKLDKACQLFERMISDGIRASCCSYNILIDGLFKNGRQAAGFVLFTELKKKGQFVDAITYSIVVQHLCKDGRVVEALELVKETEERGLAVDLVTITSVLIGLHKSGRWDSSEQLLKYVRDTAMLPNVLRWKANMDSLMKAPQDKGKDYTAMFPSAGSLCDIMSWINPTPSTDTADANSEAESKDEWSLTPYLDKLADKCDSFGTNSRPLTDFRGLRVQEKRGGSFDIDMVNTYLSIFLAKGKLSLACKLFEIFTTLGREPMSYTYNSLLSSFVKKGYLADAWGILEDMGDKNCPADIATYNLIVQGLGKMGKAELACAVLDQLSSKGGYLDIVMYNTLIHALGRAGRLDESNKLFEQMVGSGINPDVVTFNTLIEVHAKAGKVKEAYMFLRKMLAAGCSPNHVTDTTLDFLEMEIERLRYQKASIKRDREEVDSE, encoded by the coding sequence ATGCGAcatggaggaggaagacgagcCTTCTTCTCGACTCAAACCCCTTCGCCGCCCGCCTCTGAGCTTGGCGATCTTCTCTTAGCCGCCGCCCTCTCCAAATCCTTCTCCCGATCTCCCCCTGCCACTCCGGCCCTCGACGGGCCCTTGCACGAAGCCGCCGCCCTCCACGTCCTCCGCCGTCCCTCCCTCCCTGCCGCCTCCAAGCTCTCCTTCTTCCGCTGGGCCACCTCCTCCGGCGGCTATTCTCCCACCCCCGCCGCATTTTCCGCTCTTTTCCGCTCCCTCACCCGCTCCCGACCCCCCCTCCTCGACCCGCTCCGCCCCCTCCTCCGCCAGGccctctcctcctccccggcCGCCGTCGACCCCCCCACCTTTCGATCCGTTCTCGACGCATTTATCCGCTCCGGCCGCTTCGACTCCGCCATCGCCGCCCTCGATGACGCCGAGGAGCTTGCCGGCTCCCGCGCCGCGGCGGGGCTTCTCACCCCTCGGACCTACACCTCCATCGTCCTCGCCCTCCTCCAGAAGTCGCAGCTCCCCCTCGCCCTCGTCCTGCTCCGTAAGCTTCTCCGTGCCTCCGCCCTCCCTGACACCCTCGCCTGCAACCAATTGCTCGCCGCTCTCCGGAAGGCCAACCGGAGGGATGAGTTCCGCTCGCTGTTTGATGAATTGTCCCAAAAGGGCTTTCTTTTCGATACCTGGACCTACAACATTTGTATTCATGCGTTTGGATCTTGGGGCCAGTTGGGTGTTGCTCTTAGCCTCTTCAAGGAGATGAAGTCGAAGGGACCCCGAGTTGTTCCCGATCTCTGTACCTACAATTCAGTCGTCGGAGCCCTCTGCGTCGCCGGGAAGATTGCCGACGCATTGATCGTCTACAAGGAGATCAAGGAATCTGGGCTGGAGCCGGATAAGTTCATGTACCACACACTGATCTATGGTTGCTGCAAAGCCTTCCGTGTCGACGAAGCTGTTCGAGTTTTCAACGAAATGGAGTACAACAATGTGCGCGCCGATACCGTCGTCTACAATACTCTGCTCGATGGGCTTATGAAGGTCCGGAAGCTGGACAAAGCCTGCCAGCTATTTGAGAGAATGATCTCTGACGGCATCCGGGCCTCATGCTGCTCGTACAACATCTTGATCGATGGATTGTTCAAGAACGGAAGGCAAGCTGCAGGTTtcgttttgtttacagaattgaagaagaaaggcCAGTTTGTGGACGCCATCACCTACAGCATCGTCGTGCAGCATTTGTGCAAGGACGGCCGGGTGGTGGAGGCGCTCGAGCTGGTGAAGGAGACGGAAGAAAGAGGGTTGGCGGTCGATCTTGTCACAATTACATCTGTACTCATCGGGCTGCACAAAAGCGGGAGATGGGACTCGTCAGAACAGCTCCTGAAGTACGTCAGGGACACCGCCATGTTGCCGAACGTGCTCCGATGGAAGGCGAACATGGACTCCCTGATGAAAGCCCCCCAGGACAAGGGGAAGGACTACACGGCAATGTTCCCGTCGGCTGGCAGCCTGTGCGATATCATGAGTTGGATCAACCCAACACCGAGCACAGACACTGCTGATGCCAATTCGGAAGCCGAATCAAAAGACGAGTGGTCTTTGACACCATACTTGGATAAGCTAGCAGACAAATGCGATTCTTTTGGCACCAATTCCCGACCGCTGACCGACTTCAGAGGCCTCCGAGTGCAGGAGAAGAGGGGTGGATCCTTCGATATCGACATGGTTAACACATACCTATCGATATTTCTAGCGAAAGGGAAGCTAAGTTTAGCCTGTAAGCTGTTCGAGATATTTACAACACTGGGCAGGGAACCCATGAGTTACACCTACAACTCCCTGTTGAGTTCCTTCGTCAAGAAGGGGTATTTGGCGGACGCATGGGGGATTCTTGAGGATATGGGAGACAAAAACTGTCCCGCCGACATCGCAACCTACAACCTGATCGTCCAGGGGTTGGGGAAGATGGGGAAAGCAGAGCTCGCGTGCGCAGTTCTCGATCAGCTGTCGAGCAAGGGCGGATACCTCGACATCGTGATGTACAACACTTTGATCCACGCACTGGGAAGGGCCGGGAGACTGGATGAATCAAACAAGCTGTTCGAGCAAATGGTCGGGAGCGGCATTAATCCGGACGTTGTGACGTTTAATACGTTGATCGAGGTGCACGCCAAGGCAGGGAAGGTGAAGGAAGCCTACATGTTCTTGAGGAAGATGCTGGCGGCGGGGTGCTCCCCGAACCATGTCACGGACACAACCTTGGATTTCCTGGAGATGGAGATCGAGAGGTTGAGGTATCAGAAGGCATCAATCAAGCGCGACCGTGAGGAGGTTGACAGTGAATGA